Proteins from a single region of Phaeacidiphilus oryzae TH49:
- a CDS encoding thioesterase family protein gives MAQTEQQDPYFTVRDGHELIPAPHARSWWSADMLHGRLLGGLMARAMEAGHGEEGLHFTRLTVDLFRNAPLEPLRVRTERVRDGRRIRVVDAEVESGGGAIARASAVLLRRTEQPAGRVPSTPPWDAPPPEELPGPAGSLLPIRLFDAGNRPITLWHEAGDQPRRMWLREARPLVAGESLSPFVRAALAADTASPLVHAGEDGLEFINADYTLTLSRLPLSEAVGMESGGHSSEDGIAVGCCTLHDATGPIGYCVTTAVANPR, from the coding sequence GTGGCCCAGACCGAGCAGCAGGACCCGTACTTCACCGTCCGCGACGGCCACGAGCTGATCCCCGCCCCGCACGCCCGCAGCTGGTGGTCCGCGGACATGCTGCACGGCCGGCTGCTCGGCGGCCTGATGGCCCGCGCCATGGAGGCCGGGCACGGCGAGGAGGGGCTGCACTTCACCCGGCTGACCGTGGACCTGTTCCGCAACGCCCCGCTGGAGCCGCTGCGGGTGCGCACCGAGCGGGTGCGGGACGGGCGGCGGATCCGGGTGGTGGACGCGGAGGTGGAGAGCGGCGGCGGGGCGATCGCCCGCGCCTCCGCCGTACTGCTGCGCCGCACCGAGCAGCCGGCCGGGAGGGTGCCGAGCACGCCCCCGTGGGACGCCCCGCCGCCGGAGGAGCTGCCCGGGCCGGCCGGCAGCCTGCTGCCGATCCGGCTCTTCGACGCCGGGAACCGCCCGATCACCCTCTGGCACGAGGCCGGCGACCAGCCGCGCCGGATGTGGCTGCGGGAGGCCCGGCCGCTGGTGGCCGGCGAGTCGCTGAGCCCGTTCGTACGGGCCGCGCTGGCCGCGGACACCGCGAGCCCGCTGGTGCACGCCGGGGAGGACGGGCTGGAGTTCATCAACGCGGACTACACCCTCACCCTCAGCCGGCTGCCGCTCTCCGAGGCGGTGGGGATGGAGTCCGGCGGCCACAGCAGCGAGGACGGCATCGCGGTCGGCTGCTGCACGCTGCACGACGCCACCGGGCCGATCGGCTACTGCGTCACCACGGCGGTCGCCAACCCCCGCTGA
- a CDS encoding TetR/AcrR family transcriptional regulator translates to MAGRTGRTGGAWQWSRTAETRRVLLDAAREVFCEQGFAEASVAEVVRRAGSSVGSLYHHFGGKAELFLALWEDHQQALEHAASAAVAKARTAGEADPLALFILGARAFLEGSWQRRDLARLFMDGDGPPGFELVRRTRGREWVRQNAVLLGVGTEAVDRMTVAVLTTVIGEAGREIATSAGRREADRIADAAILLIRRLAPAEDDAAQD, encoded by the coding sequence ATGGCGGGCAGGACCGGCAGGACGGGCGGCGCCTGGCAGTGGAGCCGCACCGCGGAGACCCGGCGGGTGCTGCTTGACGCGGCCCGCGAGGTCTTCTGCGAGCAGGGCTTCGCCGAGGCGAGCGTGGCCGAGGTGGTGCGCCGGGCGGGGTCCAGTGTGGGCAGCCTCTACCACCACTTCGGCGGGAAGGCGGAACTCTTCCTCGCCCTGTGGGAGGACCACCAGCAGGCCCTGGAGCACGCCGCCTCGGCGGCCGTGGCCAAGGCCAGGACGGCCGGCGAGGCGGACCCGCTGGCACTCTTCATCCTCGGCGCCCGGGCCTTCCTCGAGGGCTCCTGGCAGCGCCGCGACCTGGCCCGGCTCTTCATGGACGGGGACGGGCCGCCCGGCTTCGAGCTGGTCCGGCGCACCCGGGGGCGGGAATGGGTCCGGCAGAACGCCGTGCTCCTCGGCGTCGGGACCGAGGCGGTCGACCGGATGACGGTCGCCGTGCTGACCACGGTCATCGGCGAGGCGGGCCGGGAGATCGCCACCTCGGCCGGCCGGCGCGAGGCCGACCGGATCGCGGACGCCGCCATCCTCCTCATCCGCCGGCTCGCCCCGGCGGAGGACGACGCGGCACAGGACTGA
- a CDS encoding acyl-CoA dehydrogenase family protein translates to MVDFSLNDEERQIRDTVRTFITREVVPLEPEVLRNERAGRPGLEPDVLADLRAKARGAGFWGVNTPEEYGGMNLGAVMSAILAMETGRTFVPFSFGGSADNILYGCDEEQKQRYLLPTIEGERRSCFAITEPGAGSDARNIRTRAVRDGGDWVINGEKTFITNGNEADFVMVFAVTDPEKGADGGVTCFLVDRDMGWKSEPIPTMGQWGPASLVFDDVRVPAANVLGELGQGFNLAMRWIGQGRYMIPARAIGSAERLLQMAVDYAKIRQSMGHPIADYQAIQWQIADSAIDIESTKWLTLYAAWRVQQGLDARHASSLAKLDGAVMANQVVDRVLQIHGGMGYTKELPIERWYRELRLLRIFEGTDEIQRRTIARNLLKGHVRLGGIGE, encoded by the coding sequence ATGGTCGACTTCTCCCTCAACGACGAGGAACGTCAGATCCGCGACACCGTGCGGACGTTCATCACCCGCGAGGTCGTCCCGCTCGAACCCGAGGTGCTGCGCAACGAGCGCGCCGGCCGCCCGGGGCTGGAGCCGGACGTCCTCGCCGACCTGCGGGCCAAGGCCCGCGGCGCCGGCTTCTGGGGCGTCAACACGCCCGAGGAGTACGGCGGGATGAACCTGGGCGCGGTGATGAGCGCGATCCTCGCCATGGAGACCGGCCGCACCTTCGTGCCGTTCAGCTTCGGCGGCAGCGCCGACAACATCCTCTACGGCTGCGACGAGGAGCAGAAGCAGCGCTACCTGCTGCCCACCATCGAGGGCGAGCGCCGCTCCTGCTTCGCCATCACCGAGCCGGGCGCCGGCTCCGACGCGCGCAACATCCGCACCCGGGCCGTCCGGGACGGCGGGGACTGGGTGATCAACGGCGAGAAGACCTTCATCACCAACGGCAACGAGGCCGACTTCGTGATGGTCTTCGCGGTCACCGACCCCGAGAAGGGTGCCGACGGCGGGGTGACCTGCTTCCTGGTCGACCGGGACATGGGCTGGAAGTCCGAGCCCATCCCGACCATGGGCCAGTGGGGACCGGCCTCGCTGGTCTTCGACGACGTCCGGGTGCCGGCGGCCAACGTCCTGGGCGAGCTGGGCCAGGGCTTCAACCTGGCCATGCGCTGGATCGGCCAGGGCCGGTACATGATCCCGGCCCGCGCGATCGGCTCCGCAGAGCGGCTGCTCCAGATGGCCGTCGACTACGCCAAGATCCGGCAGTCCATGGGCCATCCGATCGCCGACTACCAGGCCATCCAGTGGCAGATCGCGGACTCCGCGATCGACATCGAGTCCACCAAGTGGCTGACCCTGTACGCGGCCTGGCGGGTGCAGCAGGGGCTGGACGCCCGGCACGCCTCCTCCCTCGCCAAGCTGGACGGGGCCGTGATGGCCAACCAGGTGGTGGACCGGGTGCTGCAGATCCACGGCGGCATGGGCTACACCAAGGAGCTGCCGATCGAGCGCTGGTACCGCGAGCTGCGGCTGCTGCGGATCTTTGAGGGCACCGACGAGATCCAGCGCCGCACCATCGCCCGCAACCTCCTCAAGGGACACGTCCGGCTCGGCGGCATCGGCGAGTGA